From a single Eleginops maclovinus isolate JMC-PN-2008 ecotype Puerto Natales chromosome 18, JC_Emac_rtc_rv5, whole genome shotgun sequence genomic region:
- the LOC134879963 gene encoding uncharacterized protein LOC134879963, whose amino-acid sequence MSDNHDDEEASGEPQATTSSEGTTGPRCAILDGKFFKVVSQNPSGKIEAECQLCTTKKAIICGSYQATTNFKTHLKRKHPENLQEFENYKKESASGQQKKAKTSLRQTRLFDHASPTISQSKVDSLVKSFVVKGMHSLATVEQTEFIELVQGLHPGANVMSRRTLGRRIDEEFATKKAFLKETLKNVRRVCTTVDIWSTKKTSYLGATVHWINGDTLERQSAALAVRHFPSPHTYNRIAELLDEIHTEYGLSSDTIVSTVTDNASNFAKAFKEFSVTGKTNDPDEVEELDDELSFLVIDPEREEASECSIILPPHLRCATHTLSLISTTDVKKSITSNATLSRLNHSTMAKCSALWTASGRPKSAETLGKVIEQQLKTPCITRWNSLHDSLSQLSFLRDKLPDAMTALQLPPFREVELDYIEEFCRVLRPIAISIDRLQGQSACYYGELFPTLFTIQAKLEDLQASNLRYCSHVLQATIAGFKKRFHNFLMLEHDVNEAILATTTHPYFKMRWLPQRLASEKRRIQQLMLHSADELGLLSESDGTTPSTEENDEFFVFTDQGTVNQLEAEALPSHSKAELETLHFLEDPRKDLASLNAYPLMKQLFVRFNTTLPSSAPVERLFSFAGLVNRPHRRSLTPDMLEKLVVLKNN is encoded by the exons ATGAGTGACaatcatgatgatgaagaggcgtCAGGTGAGCCTCAAGCCACCACATCTTCAGAAGGTACCACTGGGCCTAGGTGTGCCATATTGGATGGGAAATTCTTCAAAGTAGTATCTCAAAATCCAAGTGGAAAGATAGAAGCTGAGTGTCAGCTGTGCACAACCAAGAAAGCCATTATTTGTGGCTCTTATCAAGCAACAACAAATttcaagacacatttgaaaagaaaacacccagAGAATCTACAGGaatttgaaaattacaaaaaggaaagtgcAAGTGGCCAGCAGAAGAAAGCCAAAACATCATTAAGGCAGACTCGTTTGTTTGACCATGCTAGCCCAACAATATCACAAAGTAAAGTCGACTCCCTTGTGAAATCCTTTGTTGTCAAAGGAATGCACTCATTAGCCACCGTTGAACAAACAGAATTCATCGAGCTTGTGCAGGGACTTCACCCAGGTGCCAATGTAATGTCCAGACGGACACTCGGACGACGGATTGATGAagaatttgcaacaaaaaaagcattcctAAAAGAGACGCTTAAAAATGTTCGCCGTGTTTGTACAACAGTGGATATTTGgtcaacaaagaaaaccagtTATTTGGGAGCAACAGTACATTGGATCAATGGAGACACGCTGGAAAGGCAGTCAGCCGCTCTTGCCGTTAGGCATTTTCCCAGCCCCCATACTTATAACCGAATAGCAGAACTGTTGGATGAGATTCACACAGAATATGGGCTGTCTTCAGACACCATTGTGTCTACAGTTACTGATAATGCATCCAACTTTGCAAAGGCCTTTAAAGAGTTCAGTGtcactggaaaaacaaatgacccaGATGAAGTTGAAGAGCTGGACGATGAGCTGTCCTTCCTGGTCATAGATCCTGAGAGAGAAGAAGCATCTGAGTGTTCCATCATTTTACCACCACACCTCCGGTGTGCGACACATACTCTGAGTTTAATCTCAACTACTGATGTCAAGAAATCGATCACTAGCAATGCAACTCTCAGCAGGCTGAATCATTCAACGATGGCGAAGTGCTCAGCATTATGGACAGCATCTGGCAGACCAAAGAGTGCTGAAACGCTAGGCAAAGTAATCGAGCAGCAACTCAAGACACCCTGCATTACAAGGTGGAATTCTCTGCATGACTCCTTGAGTCAGTTGTCATTCTTGCGTGACAAGCTCCCTGATGCCATGACTGCCCTGCAACTTCCACCATTCAGGGAAGTCGAACTGGACTACATTGAGGAATTTTGCAGAGTGTTACGACCGATTGCCATCTCAATAGATCGGCTTCAAGGGCAATCTGCATGCTATTATGGTGAGCTGTTCCCAACACTTTTCACCATTCAAGCCAAGCTGGAGGATCTGCAAGCATCAAACTTGAGGTACTGCTCACACGTTCTTCAAGCAACCATAGCAGGGTTCAAAAAACGCTTCCACAATTTTCTGATGCTGGAGCATGACGTGAATGAGGCCATCCTGGCAACCACAACACACCCATACTTTAAGATGAGGTGGTTACCCCAGAGGTTGGCTTCTGAGAAGAGGCGAATACAGCAACTGATGCTGCACTCAGCAGACGAACTCGGACTTCTCTCAGAGAGTGACGGGACCACACCGAGCACAGAGGAGAATGACGAATTCTTTGTGTTCACTGATCAAG GAACAGTCAACCAGCTGGAGGCCGAGGCCTTGCCCAGCCACAGCAAGGCGGAACTGGAGACCCTTCATTTTTTGGAGGATCCCAGAAAAGACCTGGCTTCACTAAATGCATACCCTTTgatgaaacagctttttgtgaGATTTAACACAACCCTACCATCCTCAGCCCCGGTTGAGcgcctgttttcttttgctggcTTAGTGAACCGGCCTCACAGAAGGTCATTAACACCAGATATGCTGGAGAAGTTGGTTGTCCTGAAGAACAactga